One Nostoc sp. UHCC 0302 DNA window includes the following coding sequences:
- a CDS encoding J domain-containing protein, producing MDLGDCYRVLGLRSGASFADIKASYRRLAQQYHPDINPDDKKAKDKFIALTEAYKLLLTVVLPEEIAHQSSQLSAAGRDDVKVTRREKAATTTVAPQPQPSSKPPELVEIEQRLKWKTYEQLQRFLQERRFPQAIALAEALAVRLSGDAEVLQWQAVAYQIWGRALIGENQLLKARIYLKKALKTDPHNKALWNEVQRDFQRLEQMLL from the coding sequence ATGGATCTTGGAGATTGCTACCGTGTATTGGGTTTAAGGTCGGGAGCCTCTTTTGCCGACATCAAAGCGTCTTACCGACGATTGGCGCAGCAATATCATCCCGATATTAACCCAGACGATAAAAAAGCTAAAGATAAGTTTATTGCCTTGACTGAGGCTTACAAGCTCCTGCTGACAGTAGTACTGCCAGAGGAAATTGCTCATCAGTCAAGCCAGTTGTCAGCCGCAGGGCGTGATGATGTCAAGGTTACGCGCCGAGAAAAAGCAGCAACAACCACTGTGGCACCCCAGCCACAGCCGTCATCAAAGCCACCTGAACTTGTGGAAATCGAACAGCGGCTGAAATGGAAGACTTACGAACAACTACAGCGGTTTTTGCAAGAAAGACGATTTCCGCAAGCGATCGCCCTTGCAGAGGCTTTAGCGGTACGTTTATCAGGAGATGCAGAAGTTCTTCAATGGCAGGCTGTTGCGTATCAAATTTGGGGACGCGCTTTAATTGGAGAAAACCAGCTGCTCAAAGCCAGGATTTATCTGAAAAAAGCTTTAAAAACTGATCCGCATAACAAGGCTCTTTGGAATGAAGTGCAGCGAGATTTCCAGCGATTGGAGCAGATGCTGTTATAA
- a CDS encoding ATP-dependent Clp protease proteolytic subunit: MPIGVPKVPYRMPGGQYTDWISIYDRLYRERIIFLGRDIDDEIANQIIAVMLYLDSDDPGKDIFLYINSPGGMVTSGMAIFDTMQHIKSDVVTICVGLAASMGSFLLAAGTKGKRLALPHSRIMIHQPSGGTRGQATDIEIEAKEILRIRHQLNQIYADKTGQALAKIEKDMDRDFFMSALEAKEYGLIDRVIEERP; encoded by the coding sequence ATGCCTATAGGCGTTCCTAAAGTTCCTTACCGGATGCCCGGAGGACAGTATACAGATTGGATTAGCATCTACGATCGCCTTTACCGAGAACGAATTATTTTCTTGGGGCGAGATATTGATGACGAAATTGCTAACCAAATCATCGCTGTGATGCTCTATCTGGATTCAGATGATCCAGGTAAAGATATATTTTTATATATCAATTCTCCCGGTGGGATGGTCACCTCCGGCATGGCTATTTTTGACACCATGCAACATATCAAATCAGATGTGGTGACTATTTGCGTCGGTTTAGCCGCGTCAATGGGGTCTTTTCTGTTGGCCGCTGGTACTAAGGGCAAGCGGTTGGCATTGCCTCACTCACGGATCATGATTCACCAACCTTCTGGCGGAACCCGTGGGCAAGCAACTGATATCGAAATTGAAGCTAAAGAGATTCTGCGGATTCGCCACCAGCTGAATCAAATTTATGCGGATAAAACAGGTCAGGCCTTGGCAAAGATTGAAAAAGACATGGATCGCGACTTTTTCATGTCTGCCCTTGAAGCTAAGGAATACGGTTTAATTGACCGTGTGATTGAAGAACGACCATAG
- a CDS encoding ATP-dependent Clp protease proteolytic subunit: MDISPIKAVQAPYYGDNFYRTPPPDLPSLLLKERIVYLGMPLVPAVTELIIAELLYLQSDDPEKPIKIYINSTGTSGYSGEPIGFETEAFAIFDTIKYIKPPIHTICIGSAMGMAAMLLSAGTKGCRASLPHSNIILHQPKSYAQGQATDIQIRAKEVLVNKTAMVDILAQTTGQPAAKITKDMDRLFYMTPYQAKEYGLIDRVFEKEELANPPLPASVL; the protein is encoded by the coding sequence ATGGACATTTCCCCCATCAAGGCTGTGCAAGCCCCTTATTACGGCGATAACTTTTACCGGACACCGCCGCCAGATTTACCTTCCTTACTATTGAAGGAGCGAATTGTCTATCTTGGAATGCCGCTGGTGCCTGCTGTCACGGAATTGATCATCGCCGAACTGCTATATTTGCAGTCCGATGATCCCGAAAAGCCGATTAAAATCTACATTAACTCCACCGGCACTTCCGGCTACAGTGGTGAACCTATTGGTTTTGAAACCGAAGCCTTCGCTATCTTTGACACAATAAAATATATTAAGCCTCCTATCCACACCATCTGCATCGGTTCGGCGATGGGTATGGCAGCGATGCTTCTCAGTGCAGGTACAAAAGGTTGCCGTGCCAGTTTGCCACACTCTAACATTATCCTGCACCAGCCCAAGAGCTACGCCCAAGGTCAAGCAACGGATATTCAAATTCGGGCAAAGGAAGTTCTGGTAAATAAAACGGCGATGGTCGATATTCTGGCTCAGACCACCGGACAGCCCGCAGCAAAAATCACCAAAGATATGGATCGGCTGTTCTACATGACACCGTACCAAGCGAAGGAATACGGACTGATTGACCGAGTTTTTGAGAAAGAAGAACTTGCCAATCCTCCACTGCCTGCTAGTGTGCTTTAG
- a CDS encoding VWA domain-containing protein encodes MKVSLQPALNDGNLDANQLSSQRQLSISISAIAETQDRSAPINLCLILDHSGSMNGRALENVKKAATRLVDKLKNGDRLSIVAFDHRAKVLVPNQTIEDPEHIKQQINRLTADGGTAIDEGLRLGIEELAKGKKDTISQAFLLTDGENEHGDNNRCLKFAQLAASYNLTLNTLGFGDNWNQDVLEKIADAGLGTLSYIQKPDQAIDEFSRLFSRIQTVGLTNAYLLFSLLPNVRLAELKPIAQVAPDTIELPLQQEADGRFAVRLGDLMKDVERVILANIYLGQLPSGRQAIANVQVRYDDPAQNQVSLLTSNLPVYANVVERYQADLNPQVQQSILALAKYRQTQLAEAKLQQGDRTGAATMLQTAAKTALQMGDTGAATVLQTSATQLQAGGDLSESDRKKTRIVSKTVLQDTPPK; translated from the coding sequence ATGAAGGTTAGCTTGCAGCCTGCCTTGAATGATGGGAATTTAGACGCCAACCAACTGAGTAGTCAACGTCAGTTGAGTATTTCGATTTCTGCGATCGCCGAAACGCAAGATCGGAGTGCGCCAATAAATTTATGCTTAATTCTCGACCATAGTGGTTCAATGAATGGGCGAGCCTTAGAAAATGTCAAAAAAGCGGCGACTCGTTTGGTTGATAAACTCAAAAATGGCGATCGCCTGAGTATTGTAGCTTTCGACCACCGCGCCAAAGTCTTAGTACCCAATCAAACTATCGAAGACCCAGAACACATCAAACAGCAAATTAACCGCCTCACCGCCGATGGTGGAACGGCGATTGATGAAGGCTTACGCTTGGGTATTGAGGAGTTAGCCAAGGGTAAAAAAGATACTATTTCTCAAGCTTTTTTATTAACCGACGGTGAAAATGAACACGGTGATAACAATCGCTGTTTAAAATTCGCTCAATTAGCTGCTAGCTATAATTTAACTTTGAATACCCTGGGATTTGGTGATAATTGGAACCAGGATGTTTTAGAAAAAATCGCTGATGCAGGCTTAGGGACTTTATCCTATATTCAAAAACCCGATCAGGCTATAGATGAGTTTAGCCGTCTTTTCAGCCGCATTCAAACGGTGGGATTGACAAATGCCTATTTATTATTCTCCCTCTTGCCGAATGTCCGGCTGGCGGAACTCAAACCAATCGCCCAAGTTGCCCCAGACACGATTGAGTTACCACTACAACAAGAAGCAGATGGGCGCTTCGCTGTGCGCTTGGGAGACTTAATGAAAGATGTGGAACGGGTAATTTTAGCTAATATTTATTTGGGACAGTTGCCATCAGGTAGACAAGCGATCGCGAATGTCCAAGTCCGCTACGATGACCCAGCTCAAAACCAGGTAAGTCTATTAACGTCCAACCTTCCAGTTTATGCAAATGTAGTTGAGCGTTACCAAGCCGATCTCAATCCGCAGGTGCAGCAGTCGATTTTAGCATTAGCCAAGTATCGCCAAACCCAGCTAGCCGAGGCGAAATTACAACAAGGCGATCGCACGGGTGCAGCGACGATGTTACAGACGGCTGCGAAAACTGCACTGCAAATGGGAGATACAGGTGCAGCTACGGTGTTGCAAACTTCTGCCACACAGCTACAAGCTGGAGGAGATTTATCAGAAAGCGATCGCAAGAAAACCAGGATTGTCTCAAAAACCGTCTTGCAAGATACCCCTCCTAAATGA